One window of the Cotesia glomerata isolate CgM1 linkage group LG10, MPM_Cglom_v2.3, whole genome shotgun sequence genome contains the following:
- the LOC123272909 gene encoding uncharacterized protein LOC123272909, giving the protein MENSDPNELLSIFKSNVLFFSRPTCTNSHKTISRRSNLCFTKELKNKCKERDELYKRAKRNRDPTLLSLYKFKRKLLKTELAQTRELYLKTALSNLPQGSSVWSKLKHLGLTKSNALSPLNFFDQLKLNEYYASIVRKHPAANVEFLDVLPVSFQCQVDCSFQWQKIDIVDVSKALVLTLSKSKGNSPDGLDLRWLRDHFPQISLFLTALFNRSLDTSIFPEIWKIIYIIPLNKIALPRSPSDTRPIANLSHLAKVFERIVANQLVTYLEDNLLLDRFQSGFRKHRSTQSALLKLTDDVRAAMDRNQLTILVLFDLSKAFDYVDPKVIFNLSS; this is encoded by the coding sequence ATGGAAAACTCTGATCCCAATGAACTCTTGTCGATCTTTAAATCAAATGTGCTTTTCTTCTCTAGACCAACATGCACCAATTCACACAAAACAATCTCTCGGCGCAGTAATCTATGTTTTACCAaagagctaaaaaataaatgcaaaGAACGTGATGAGCTTTACAAACGAGCTAAAAGAAACCGTGATCCAACCTTGCTCTCATTGtataaattcaaaagaaaacTTCTTAAAACTGAATTAGCCCAAACGCGAGAATTGTACTTGAAGACTGCTCTATCAAATCTGCCTCAAGGTTCTTCTGTCTGGAGCAAACTAAAACATCTAGGACTCACCAAATCAAATGCCTTGTCACCCTTAAACTTCTTTGATCAACTGAAACTAAATGAGTACTACGCAAGTATAGTCAGGAAACATCCAGCTGCAAACGTCGAGTTCTTAGATGTTTTACCAGTCTCCTTCCAATGTCAAGTAGACTGTTCATTTCAGTGGCAGAAGATTGATATCGTTGACGTCTCAAAGGCTCTTGTACTAACTCTCTCAAAATCTAAAGGAAATAGCCCGGATGGTCTGGATTTGCGGTGGCTAAGAGATCACTTTCCTCAAATATCATTGTTTCTTACAGCTTTATTCAACAGATCTCTGGACACCAGTATTTTTCCAGAGATTTGGAAAATAATATACATTATACCACTGAACAAGATAGCCTTGCCCAGATCTCCATCTGATACAAGACCGATTGCGAACCTGTCACACTTAGCGAAAGTTTTTGAGAGAATAGTTGCAAACCAGCTGGTAACGTACCTAGAAGACAATCTCTTGCTTGATCGGTTTCAATCGGGATTTCGTAAGCATCGTAGTACGCAATCAGCTTTGTTAAAACTCACTGACGACGTCAGAGCAGCGATGGACAGAAATCAACTAACCATTCTGGTGCTATTTGACCTGAGTAAAGCCTTCGACTACGTAGATcccaaagttatttttaatctctCTTCATGA